Sequence from the Sphingosinicella ginsenosidimutans genome:
GCGCGCGTTGCGGGCGTCGGCGACGACGATCTTGTAATAAGGCCGCTTCTTCGCGCCGCCGCGAGCCAGCCGGATTGCTACTGCCATTTGTTCATTCCTTTCTGAGTGATACGTCTATTTCTTGAACTTGTTCGGTAAGTTGAACGGTGCGCCGCCACGGCCCGGAAGACCAGGCAGGCCGCCCGGCGGAAGTCCCGGTCCGCCAAGGCCGCCAGGCCCGCCCATTCCGCCGGGGCCACCCATGCCGCCAGGACCGCCGAGGCCGCCGAGGCCACCCATGCCGCCGCCGCCGCCGCCGCCGAACATTGCGGCGAGCTTGCCGAGCCCGCCCATCTTCCGCAGCCGCTTCATCGCGGTCGACATTTCCTGGTGCATCTTCAGCAGGCGATTGACCTCCTGCACCGTCGTTCCCGATCCCTTGGCGACGCGGATCTTGCGCTTGGCGTTGAGGATGTCGGGCTTGGCCCGCTCCTTCGGCGTCATCGAGGTGATGATCGCGTCGAGCCGGCCGAGCACATTGCCCTCCAGCACGCCGCTCTCGTTGATCTGGTTCTTGATCTTGCCCATGCCGGGAAGCATCCCGGCGAGCGCGCCAAGCCCGCCCATGCGCTGCATCTGCTGGAGCTGGGCGCGCAGGTCGTTCAGATCGAACTGGCCCTTGGCCATCTTGGCGGCGAGCGCCTCGGCCTCCTCGGCCTTGATCGTCTCCTGCGCGCGCTCGACCAGGCTGACGACGTCGCCCATGCCGAGGATCCGGCCCGCGACCCGCTCGGGATGGAAGGCCTCGAGCTTGTCGATCCCCTCGCCGACGCCGGCATATTTGATCGGCCGTCCGGTGACGGCGCGCATCGACAGCGCCGCGCCGCCGCGGGCGTCGCCATCCATCCTGGTCAGGATGACACCGCTGAGATCGATCTGGTCGGCGAAGCTCTTTGCGACATTGACCGCGTCCTGCCCGGTCATCGCATCGGCAACCAGGAGAACCTCTTGCGGCTCAGTGGCTTGCGCCACGGCCTTCATCTCGTCCATCAACGCCTGGTCGACGTGGAGGCGGCCGGCCGTGTCGAGCATCAGCACGTCGAAGCCCTGCAGCTTCGCGGCGTTGAGCGCGCGCCGGGCGATCTCGACCGGCGGCTGGCCGGGAACGATCGGCAGCGTCGCGATATCCGCCTGGCGGCCGAGCACGGCGAGCTGCTCCTGCGCGGCCGGACGGGCGACGTCGAGCGACGCCATCAGGACCTTCTTGCGGTCCTTTTCGGTGAGCCGCTTGGCGAGCTTGGCGGTGCTGGTCGTCTTGCCCGAGCCCTGGAGGCCGACCATCATCACCACGGCCGGCGGCGTGACGGCGAGGTTCAGCCCTTCTTCCTCGCTGCCGAGCATCTCGACCAGCGCGTCATGGACGATCTTGACGACCTGCTGTCCGGGTGTGACCGAGCGCAGCACCTGCTGGCCGACCGCCTCTTCGGTCGCCTTGTCGACGAAAGTCCGCACGACGGGGAGGGCGACATCGGCTTCGAGCAGGGCGATCCGCACTTCGCGCATCGCAGCGCGGACATCGGCCTCGGTCAGCGCGCCGCGGCCGCGCAGCCGGTCGAACACGCCGGACAGGCGATCTCCCAGGCTTTCGAACATATCGGCGTCGCTCCTTGACCCTGGCCTGGCGCCAAACGGAAAAACGCCGGCGGGCGAAACCTCGCCGGCCAGCGTGCGTCCGTGACGCTTCAGCTCTCACCCTTGCGGGATGGCGGGCACATAGCGGCGGACGGCGAAGAAGGCAAGATCGCGCCGCCGCGCCATCATTACCGAAAATTCACCCGCCGCCCACCGTGGCGTCACCCTCGGCTTGGTAAACAGCGCACCATCGAGGGGACGTTCGAATTGACCAAGCCGGTTTTCCTGGATCCCACCGGCCGCCGTGGGCGGTGGACATGGTCGTCGCTCGCGGCGCTGGTGCTGATCGTGCTCGGCGCGGGGGCGCTGTTCGCCTTCACCATCGCCGACGTGCCCATTCCCGGGCCGCTGCCGCTCCGGATGGAGCAGGCGCAGCTTCATGCGCTGGCCGATTCCATGGGTCGGGCGGGCCGCCATCTCGGCCGCCGCGCGGCGCGCGCGCTCGGCGCGACCTGGGTGCCGGCCGCGCCCGCGCATGGCGCGCACGGGCGGCAGATCGTCACCGGCTTCTACGTCCCCTGGGACGATGCCAGCCGCGCCTCGCTCGCCGCCCATGTCTCGGACATGGACTGGGTCGTGCCGGCCTTCGGCTTCGTCACCGGCCCGGCGCACCAGCTTCGCGTCGTCGCCGATCCGCGCTTCGATTCGGTCATCGCCAATGTGGCGCAGCGCCCCGCGGTGCTGCCGATGGTCCAGAATGCCCGCAACGGGCAATGGGACGGCGCGGGGTTCGCCGCCCTGCTGCGCGATCCCGCCGCCCGCGCCCGCCTGCTCGACGGCGTCCAGGCGATGGTCGCGGCCAGGCACGGGGCGGGCGTCGTCTTCGATTTCGAGGAGCTGCCGGTGAGCGCGCAGCGCGACTATCTGCGCTTCATCGCCGAGGCCCATGCCCGCTTCGCGCCGCAGCATCTCACCGTCGCCATGGCGGCGCCGGTCGGCGATGCCGACTGGAATTTGCGCGCCTACGCCCAGGTCGCCGACAAGCTGTTCCTGATGCTCTATGACGAACATTGGGCGAGCGGCGATGCCGGCCCGATCGCCTCGCAGGCCTGGTTCGTCACCCATCTCCAGCAATCGGTGCGCGCCGTGGGGGCGGACAAGGCGATCGCGACCGTCGCCAATTACGGCTATGACTGGACGCCCGGCCAGGCCGCCGAGGCGATGACGGTCGAGGAGGCGTGGCTCGCCGCGCATGACAGCGACGCGCCGATCCGCTTCGACAGGGCGAGCGGCAATGCCCATTTCGATTATGAGGAAAACGGCGTCGCCCACCATGTCTGGCTGCTCGACGCGGCGAGCGGCTGGAACCAGCTTCGCGCCGCCCATCTCGAAGGGGTGTCGGGCGTCGCGCTGTGGCGGTTGGGGAGCGAGGATCCGAGCATCTGGAACGCGCTTCGCGGCTTCACCCGGGCCGCCGTCCCCGATCTCTCGCGGATCACCATGCCCGGCGATGTCGATGTCGAGGGCAATGGCGAGATTCTGCGGATCGACGCGACGCCCACCGTCGGCAACCGGATCGTCGCGCCCGATCGGCTCGGGCTGATCCGCGATGAACGCTACCGGTCGCTGCCGACTCCCTATGTCGTGCGGCGCACCGGCTACCGGCCGGGCGAGGTCGCGCTGACCTTCGACGACGGCCCGGACCCAGACTGGACGCCGCGCATCCTCGACATCCTTCAGTCCCGGCATGTCCCGGCGACCTTCTTCGTCGTTGGCGAGAACGCGCTCGCTCATCCGCGCATCCTGAACCGGATCGTCGCCCAGGGGGACGAGATCGGCAGCCACAGCTACACCCACCCGAATTTCGCGACGCTGTCCCAGGGCATGGCGGGGATCGAGCTCAACACGACCGAGCGGCTGGTCGAAGCATATACCGGGCGCGGCATGCGCCTGTTCCGCGCGCCCTATTTCGGCGACGCCGAGCCGACGACCGCGGACGAGCTCGGCCCGGCGCTGGAGGCGCAGCGGCGCGGCTATATCAATGTCGGCCTGCACGTCGATCCGGACGACTGGAAGCGGCCGGGCGTCGACGCGATCGTCGATCGGGCGATCCGCGAGGTCGAGGCCGGCAATGCCGCGCGGTCCGGCCAGATCATCCTCCTCCACGACGGCGGCGGCGATCGCTCGCAGACGATCCAGGCGCTGCCGAGGATCATCGATGCGCTGCGCGCGCGCGGCTATCGCTTCGTGCCGGTCTCGGCGCTCGCCGGGCTGACCGCCGACGAAGTGATGCCGGTGGTGCAGGGCAGGGACCTGCTCGAAGTGCGCGCGGACGTCGCCATCTTCATGGCGCTGGCCGGGCTCGCCGCCTTCCTCAGCTTCCTGTTCACGCTTGCCATCGGCCTCGGCCTCATGCGGGCGGTCGCACTCGCACTGCTCGCCGTGCGCGCGCCGAAGGAGTCGCCGCCGGCGGCGCCCGTCGACCAGCGGATCTCGGTCCTGATCCCGGCCTATAACGAGGCGCGCGTGATCGAGGCGTCGGTCCGCCGCGTGCTGGCAAGCACCGGCGCCGATATCGAGGTGATCGTTATCGACGACGGATCGAAGGACGAGACGAGCGCGATCGTCGCGCGCGCCTTTGCCGGCGATCCGCGGGTGCGCCTGCTGACGCTGGCGAATGGCGGCAAGGCCAATGCGCTCAATCGCGGCCTCGCGCTCGCGACCGGCGCGATCGTCGTCGCGCTCGATGCCGACACCCAGTTCGAGCCGGAGACGATCGCACGGCTCGCGCGCTGGTTCGCCGATCCGGGCATCGGCGCGGTCGCCGGCAACGCCAAGGTGGGCAACAGGGTCAACCTCGTCACCCGCTGGCAGGCGATCGAATATGTGACCGCGCAGAATCTGGAGCGGCGCGCGCTGGCGCGATTGGGCGCGATCATGGTGGTGCCCGGCGCGGTCGGCGCCTGGCGCCGCGCCGCGCTCGACCAGGTCGGCGGCTTCCCGATGGAGACGCTGGCGGAGGATCAGGATCTCACCATCGCCGTCCAGCGGGCGGGCTGGCGGATCGCCAACGATGTCGATGCGATCGCCTGGACCGAATCCCCGGCGACGCTCGGCGGCCTCGCCAGGCAACGCTTCCGCTGGGCGTTCGGAACGCTCCAGTGCCTGTGGAAGCATCGCGCGATCCTTCGCGAGGGCCGGCCGCGCGGGCTCGCGCTCATCGGCCTGCCGCAGGCCTGGCTGTTCCAGATCGCTTTCTCGCTCGTCTCCCCGGTGATCGACCTCGCCTTGGTGTTCAGCCTCTTCATGACCTGGGGCCGGATCGAGCAGCACGGCTGGGCGCAGACGCAGACCGATCTCGGCTGGATCGCCTTCTTCTGGACCCTGTTCGTCCTCGTCGATCTTGCCTGCGGCTGGGCCGCGTTCCGGCTGGACGAGCGCGAGCGGCGCTTCCCCGCCTTGCTGCTGATCGCGCAGCGCTTCGTCTATCGGCAGATCATGTACTGGGTGGTGCTGAAGGCGGTCGGCGCGGCGCTTCGCGGACGCTGGGTCGGGTGGGGCAAGCTCGAACGCACCGGCCGGATGACCGCGGGCGCGATCCGCGCCTAGAGCGCGCGCTCCAGCCAGCCGCGGTTCGCCCGAAGCCGCTCGGCCTCGGCGGCGCTGAGCCGGGCAATGAGAGGTTCGGGCGATCGCTCGCCGCGCGCCAGGATTTCGAGCCCGTCATCGATATCGGGCTCGGCGGCGGCAAGCTCGCGCAGCGCGGTGAAGCGGATGCGGGCGCACGGATGGCCGGCCGCGAAATCCTCGACCAGGTCGCGCGCATTTCCGTCCGGAAAGTTCGCGGCCAGCGCCAGCAGCGCCTCGGTCGAGGTCACGTTGAGCATCCCCGCAATCTCGCATTTCGCAACGTCGAAGCGGAACTGGTCCGCAAAATTGAGGGCCGGATCGCTCTCCATGATGTTGATCGAAATCGACATCTCGTCCGCCGGCAGCTGCAGGTGGACATCGCGATGCGCGCGATAGAGCATCACCTTGCCCTGTTCGAGCCGCGCGCGCTCGACGAAGCGCAGGTCCACCTTCTCGCCCGGATAGCCGACCACGTCGGACCGGTCATATTCGTAATAGTCGCTCCAATAGCCCGGCCCGAAATAGCCGACGGTCAGGAACGAGAAATTGTGATCGTGCGGGACGTGGTAGAAGAAGGGGCCGGGTCCGCTCGCCTTGAAGATCGGATCGCGCGGTCCGGGCCAGAAATTGGCGCGGATGAAATAGGCCTCGCTCGCCCGGTGCAGCATCAGCACCTGCGGCGTGTAGCCATTGGCCTCGTCCTGGCGCGCGCAGCGGTCCTTGAGCTCCGCGACGGCGAGATCGGCGAGGAAGCTGCGATTGGCGGCGAGGCGCTTCAGCAGCGGCGCCACCGCGACGAAGCTTTCCTCGTCGCGCGGATCGAAGCGTGAGTCGTCGAGCGCGGCGATGAAATCGCCGAAATCGATCGGCGCCGCCTCCTCAAGGTCGATCACGCGCGGCATCAGGCCGCCTCCCGCACCGCGGCCGGCCCGCTCAAAAGGTCCAGCGTCGCGCGCGCCGCTTCGCGCACGTCCATATGCGGATCGTTGCTCGACAAGAGCCGGAGATAGGGAAGGGCCGCCTCGGCATCGATCGCGATGAGCTCGCGCATCGCGTGCCAGCGCACGAAGAAGCTTCGATGGTCGAGCAGGGCGGCGATGGCCGGGAAGGCCGCTTCCGCCTCCAGCAGTCGCGCGAGCGTCGCCACCATCTGCAGGCGCGAATCGCCCTCCTCGACGGCGCTGCAGCCCAGATAGGCGCCCGTCGCGGCATCATATTCGACGCTCACCGGTGCTTCGGTCCGGATCGTCGCGTTGACGAGCAGCAGGTTCGATCGCGCGGCTTCGATGACGAAGCTTTCGCGGCGGCCGTCGATGACGAGACTTTCGCCGTCCGCGACGGGCCGGCGTCCCGTCTCGCGGCAGGTTCCTGCATCGGCGGCGCGAAAGTCGAGGCCGATCGGCGGCGCTTCCCATAAGGACAGGACGGCGCCCCCCGCCTTGACGAAGCGGATGACGTTGATCTCGCCGGAAAAGCCGATCGAGCCGGACCGTGGCCGGTTCTTCTTCGCGGCGAGCGCCGCGGCGTGAACGACATCGATCGTGAGGCGCAGGTAAGGCCGGTCGACCACGACAAGGCCCGCGCGCAGATCGTTGCGCGCCGGCCGCATCGGCACCATGAACAGCGGGTCGCGGCGAAGCGTCTTCGCCGCGTCCGCGATCAACGGCCCGATCCAGCTGTCATCGGCCAGCAGCTCGCGCGTGGCCTGGGCGCGGGCATCGGGATCGCCGATGTCCGCCAGCGCTGCAATGCGGCCTTTGTCCATCACCCGGTCCTAAGATAGGCGGCGGCGAGGGTGCGCCACAGGTACAGCACGGCGGCGGTCAGGAGGGATACGATGAGAATGGACGAGAAGTAGTAGCGCTGGACGAACCCGCGAACTCTGTTTCGCAACGGCCGACGACGCCTGGGCGGTCGGCCGATGCTCGCGGTCATGGTCGGCTTTGGCTCGTTGCGGGGGCCGTCGCCATTCCAACCGCCTCCCGCTTCAGAAGTCATGCCGTTTCCCCGACCCTGTCCGGTGGCGCTTCAGGCCATCATGTAAACGGCGACCGTGGCGGCAACGCCGAGACACACGACGCCACCGACTTCCTGCCGCTTGTGGCTCGTCGACAGCGCTACGCTCGTCGCGATCTCCGGCAGATTTTCGAAGTCGATGCGCACGTTCCCATTGTCTTTCTTCATGTTGCCTTCCCCATCTTTTCTTATGGGTACGGCTCTTCGCATCGAAAAATTGATACTTTGCTAACGGGCCGGGGAACGTCGTCTATTCGGCCTCGTCTCGCTCGCTTCGATAAGCCTCGCGGAGACGCAGGAGTCGTCTCAGTTCGTCGCCGCTGCGCGCGTGGCTGCGCGCATAATCCACCATCATGATCGTCAGGACGACGCCGCACACGCCGATCACAATCCAGCTGCTCCAGGGCGGAAGATGGAATTTCGCGGCGAGGATGCCGCGGGCCGGGCCGCGGATCGTCACGAGCAGCGCAAGGATCGGGACCATCGTCGGCCCGGCGATCAGGTTGAATCGCGCGCGCTTGCGCGTTGCCTCGGCGCGCTCGATCGACTGGTCGAGCATCTCCTCGGTCGTGCCGGTCAGCATCCCGATTTCCGTCTCGCGAAGCTTGCGGTTGCGAACAAAGACATAGAGCAGGAACAGCAGCACCCCGATCGCGACCAGGAGCGTCTTCGGATTGTGATTGATGATGACGAGCGCGACCATGGCGGCGCACGCAACGACCGCGCCCAACGTGTCCGCGATCTGCGCCCGGCGCGCGCGGCGGCTGAGCGCGGAGGCGGTTTGGCGCATCCGCTCGATTTCCTCCGGATCGGGATCCTGGCGCCACAGCTCGCCGAGCCGATCGAGATCGAAATCAGTCATCGGGCCTGCTCCATGATCGCCTTCAGCGCCGCCTTGGCGCGCGACAGGCGAAGCGCCAGCGCGTTGGGCGCGATGTCGAGCATCTGGGCGATCTCGCCATAATCGAAGCCTTCGAGAACGAGGACGATGACCTGCCGCTGCGGGAGCGGCAGCTTCCTAGTCGCATCGAGCAGCACGCGTCTGTCGCTCGCCTCCATCGCTTTCTGCTCCGGATCGGGCTCGTCGGCCTCCAGCCCCTCGTTCAGCTCGGCCACCGGGGGCAGCCTCACCTGCCGTGCGACGAAGGAGATCGACCGGTTCTGCGCGATCCGGGCGATGAAGGTGCGCAGCGACGAATCGGCACGGAAGGAAGGCAGCGCCTGCCAGATGGCGAGGAAGATCTGCTGGGTCAGGTCTTCGCGAAGCGCCGGATCGGCCTCGTACGACATCGCGATGCGCGAGATCAGCGCGCCGTGATCGGCGACGATCTGCTCGAACGGCGGCAGCGCGCCGCCTTCGTGCTGCGTCATTGTCGTTCGCGCGAGGTCAAGCAGCGTCCCTTATTGCTGCATTATTTCGGCGCAACATAGCAGAGACCAAGTTGTCGCGCGCCCCCCACGCTGTTCCTGAACAGGACAGTGCGAAGAAACGCCGCCGGATTGAAAAATCGTTACTGCCCGGCCGGTTGCCGCATGATTTTTCTCTGGCGAGGAAGAGATCGGGGGACTAGCAATCGGCGCCACCTTACGCCTTCACGAAGGATCACCCATGCGTCCAGGCCTGCTTGCCCCGATTCTCGCCGCGCTCGTCGTTTCCGGCGCCTCCTCGGTCGCCGCGCTCGCGCAGGATGGCGGGGGCGGGGGCGCGGGCGGGAGCGGGAGCGGCAGCTCGCGCGCGGAGGATCGCAACAAGGCGTCCGACATCGATCTTCCGCCGCTTCCCGCCGATCGCACTGTCCGCCAGAGCGCGCGGATCGGCGGCCAGGTCGTCAATTATGACGTGACGGTCGGCACCATCCCGGTCCTCGACGCCCGCGGCAAGAAGATCGCCGAGGTGGTCTTCACCTCCTATGTCGTTCCCGGCGGCGCGCCGGATCGCCCGGTGACCTTCGCCTTCAACGGCGGCCCCGGCGCCGCGTCGGTCTTCCTCAACTTCGGCGCGATCGGGCCGAAGCGGATCCAGTTCGGCACGAACGGCGACGCCCCGTCCGATGCGGCGGTGACGGTCGACAACCCGGACAGCTGGCTCGACATGACCGACCTCGTGTTCATCGATCCGGTCGGTACCGGCTTCTCGCGCAGCCTTGAGGACGAGAACGCCACCAAGCGCGATTTCTTCTCGCCGGAGCCCGACGTTCGCTACCTCTCGCGCATCGTCTATGACTGGCTGGAGCGCAATCACCGCATGCGCTCGCGCAAATATGTGATCGGCGAAAGCTATGGCGGCTATCGCGCGCCGCGCATCGCGCTTGAGCTCCAGACCCAGCTCGGCGTCGGAGTGAACGGCATCTTCATGGTCTCGCCCTATCTCGATCCGGCCGCGGTCGGCGACGGCACCGCCCTCTCGCCCTTGCCGTGGATGATCAATCTTCCGTCGATGGCCGCGGCCCGGCTCGAGCGGGAAGGGCGGCTGTCGGCGGAGACGATGGCGCCGATCGAGCACTATACGCGCACCCAGTTCGTCACCGATCTCCTCGCCGGCCGCTCGGATCCCGGCTCGCGCCAGCGCATCGTCGATCGCGTGACCGAACTGACCGGCCTGCCCCATGATCTCGTCGATCGCCTCGACGGGCGGGTGGACGAAAACACGTTCCTTCGCGAAATCCATCGCGATCAGCGGCAGATCGGAAGCGTCTATGACAGCAATGTCACCGCCTTCGATCCATTTCCCGGCTCGGCCCGCCGGCGCAGCGGCGATCCGATCCTCAACGCGCTGATCGCGCCGACGACCAGCGCGATGGTCGATTTCGTCACCCGCGTCGTCGGCTGGGATACCGACCAGCGCTACAACACCCTGTCCTATGCGGTGAACGAAGCGTGGCAGCGCGGCACGCCGGACGATTCGCCGGTTAGCGACCTGCGCCAGGCGATCGCCAACGATCCGCGCATGGGGGTGATGATCGCGCACGGCTATAACGATCTGTCCTGCCCCTATTTCGGATCCCGGCTGATCGTCGATCAGATGCCCTCCTTCGGACAGGAGAACCGCGTGCGCCTTTCGGTCTATCCGGGCGGGCACATGTTCTACAGCCGGCCGGACAGCGGCGCCGCGTTCAAGCGCGACGCCCGCGCCTTTTTCCAGGGCTGACGGGAGATCGCGGACGCGGCCGCCGCGCATCGGTGCGGCGGGGCGTCTGGAAATCGCGCGCGGCGCGGTCTATCTGTTGAACGGACAAAGGGTGGACCCGATGCTTGACGGCCTTCTGGCCTATCTCGATTCGATCAAGGCGCGCGATCCCGCGCCGCGCTCGCGTTGGGAGATCCTGCTTTATCCAGGCGTCTGGGCGCTCGCCTTCCATCGCGTCGCGCACTGGCTGTTTCGCGGGGAGCTCTTCTTCCTCGCGCGGCTGGTCAACCATGTCGCGCGGATGCTGACCGCGATCGACATTCATCCCGGCGCGAAGATCGGCCGCAATTTCTTCATCGATCATGGCTTCGTCGTGATCGGCGAGACCGCCGAGATCGGCGACGATGTCACCATCTACCAGCAGGTGACGCTCGGTGGGACCAATCCCACCAACGGTGTCGCCGGCAAGCGCCACCCGACGATCGCCGACGGCGCGATCATCGGTTCGGGCGCGCAAGTGCTCGGACCGATCACCGTCGGTGAGCGGGCGCGGGTCGGCGCCAACAGCGTCGTCACCAAGGATGTGCCGCCCGGCGCCACGATGGTCGGCATCCCCGCGCGCTCCACGCTCGTCGATGCCGGCGAAAGCAGCGGCGCGCGCTTCCTGCCCTACGGGACGCCCTGCTCCGAAATCTACGATCCGGCGACGCAGAAGCTCGAGCTGCTCCAGTGCGAGGTCGAGCAGATGAGGAAGCGCATCGCGGAGCTGCTCGCCGAACGCGACGCGGGCGAGGAGAAGCCCGCCCGGGGCCGCGGCGCGGGCAAGACGTCGGGCCGCGCCTGATGGGCACGGTCCTGCCCTTTCCAGCCGCGACAGGCGAAGGGCAGGTCGGCTTCGACAGGTTCGAGCTCAATCGCATCGTCGATCTCTACGGCCGGATGGTCGCCGCCGGCCTGTGGAAGGATTATGCGATCGAGTTCCGGCCCGATGCGGCGAGCTTCTGGGCCTTCCGCCGCGCCGCCGAGCGGCCCGAATATCGGATCGAAAAGCGCCCGGCGCTGCGCGCGCGACAGGGACAATGGGCGCTGATCGGCGAGGCCGGGCAAGTGCTGAAGCGCGGCCATGAGCTCGGCCCGGTGCTCGCCCCCCTGGAGCGGCGGCTGCTGAAGATCGTCAACGGCTGAAAAAAAAAGCCCCTCCCGGTCGGGCCGGGAGGGGGTGCGAGGTTCGGTTGGCGCTTGATCAGGCGGCTGCGGCCGCCATCGCCGCCGGGGCGCGATCCAGCACCGGCAGCCGGCCCTTGAGCCCGTCCGGCAGCGGCCGGACGACCGCGCGCCGGGCATTGTGCCAGAAGGCCGAAAGCAGCAGCAGCGCCGAGCCGATGATGAGCGCGGTGAAGGCGACGCTGAGTTCGACCGCGCCATAATCGCGGAACAGGCTGTCGAGCGCGTAGAGCACGTAAGCGAGCGCGGAGACGAGCAGCGCCCGCCGGTCCACCGCCAGCGCGACCAGCCCGAACAGGATGTAGAGCGCGACCACGATGACTGCCCCGCCGCCCGACACATGGCCTTCGGTCAGGCCGAGCAGCGCGAAGATGGGATGGGCGATCATTGGCGCCGCGAGCAGGTGCAGCCAGAAGGCGACGTCGGAACGCCGGGTCTCGCGCGTGCGGTCCGATCCGTCCCACCACATGGCGAACAGGAAGGTCGCGATGCCGAGCACCAAGGTGGTGACCAGCAGGACGTTGGTCATCCGCTCCTGTTCGGCGGCCGAGATCATCTCGGTTCCGCCGGCGATCGCCGCGGCGATCAGCGCGACGATGAGCCCGGCCACGGTCGCGGTCGCGGCGGCGATGGTGATCGGCACGCGGAAGCGCCGCCAGTGCAGCCAGGCGCCGATCGCGCCGGCGGCGGCGCTGGCGGCCATCACCAGCGTGCCGCCGGTCGGATTGTTGTTGAAGGCATCCTCGCCGATCCCGGCGATCAGGCCGAAGCCGACGGTCGCGACGACGCCGCCGACGAAGGCGAGCAGCAGGATGATGCTCGGCAGTGCCATCCGCCGCTGGCGGGTGAAGAACTCCGCCAGGCCCCAGGCGGTCGCGGCCACGAACAGGCCCATGAACGGCGTCGGTCCGTCATAATCGACATGGGGCGGCACCGAATGGCCGATCCAGCCGACCGCGACCAGCAGGATGACCGCCGCGATTGCCACGAAAATGTCGTTGAACCCGGTCAGCAGCCGGAAATTCTCCTCGTCCACCGCCGGTGTCTGGCGCGTCCCGGCGACGAAATCGCGAAGCCGCGCCGCCTGCTCGGCGGTCAACGCCCCCGCCGCCACCGCGGCCTCGAGATCGCTCTCGCTATACATGGCTCTCCTCCCTCTGTTTGAGCGGAGGCATAGCACAGGTGTGTGATGCGAGCAATACACCAACCGACGACAGGGCGGTGGAGCAGCTCTGCTTCGCAGGCAGGATTGGGTCGGCGCCCAATCCTCCCTGTCGCCGAAGGCGATGGGGAGGGGGACCAGCCACCGGCTGGTGGAGGGGCTTTCGGCGCCCGAGCTCCACCGCCTTTTCAGGGCCTATTGGCCCTGCAGCCTCTGCATGATCGTCATCGCCTGTTCCGCCCCGGATTGCGGGACGATCTCGCCGTCGCGGCTCGTGATCTCGGCCCAGTGGGCGGCGACCGCCTCGGGCGTCGCCTCATCCAGCGCGACGCCGCGGGTCAGCGTCACATAGGCGGCCTGGAACACGCCGGCGCCGGCGCCCAGGATCGCGTTGGTCGGCGCGTCCTGCGAGACGAGGTAGAGCGCGGCCGGCGCCACCAGCTCCGGCCTGAACTTCTCCAGCAGGGCCGGCGGAAAGATGTCCTCGGTCATCCGCGTCGCCGCGGTCGGCGCGATCGTGTTGACGTGGATATTGTATTTCTGCCCTTCGAGCGCGAGCGTCTTGGCAAAGCCGGCAAGGCCCAGCTTCGCCGCGCCATAATTGGCCTGCCCGAAATTGCCGTAGAGCCCGGTCGAGCTCGCCGTCATCAGGATGCGGCCATAGGCCTGTTCGCGCATCGTCTCCCACACCGCCTTGGTGCAATTGGCCGATCCGTTGAGGTGGACAT
This genomic interval carries:
- the ffh gene encoding signal recognition particle protein — its product is MFESLGDRLSGVFDRLRGRGALTEADVRAAMREVRIALLEADVALPVVRTFVDKATEEAVGQQVLRSVTPGQQVVKIVHDALVEMLGSEEEGLNLAVTPPAVVMMVGLQGSGKTTSTAKLAKRLTEKDRKKVLMASLDVARPAAQEQLAVLGRQADIATLPIVPGQPPVEIARRALNAAKLQGFDVLMLDTAGRLHVDQALMDEMKAVAQATEPQEVLLVADAMTGQDAVNVAKSFADQIDLSGVILTRMDGDARGGAALSMRAVTGRPIKYAGVGEGIDKLEAFHPERVAGRILGMGDVVSLVERAQETIKAEEAEALAAKMAKGQFDLNDLRAQLQQMQRMGGLGALAGMLPGMGKIKNQINESGVLEGNVLGRLDAIITSMTPKERAKPDILNAKRKIRVAKGSGTTVQEVNRLLKMHQEMSTAMKRLRKMGGLGKLAAMFGGGGGGGMGGLGGLGGPGGMGGPGGMGGPGGLGGPGLPPGGLPGLPGRGGAPFNLPNKFKK
- a CDS encoding glycosyltransferase; this encodes MTKPVFLDPTGRRGRWTWSSLAALVLIVLGAGALFAFTIADVPIPGPLPLRMEQAQLHALADSMGRAGRHLGRRAARALGATWVPAAPAHGAHGRQIVTGFYVPWDDASRASLAAHVSDMDWVVPAFGFVTGPAHQLRVVADPRFDSVIANVAQRPAVLPMVQNARNGQWDGAGFAALLRDPAARARLLDGVQAMVAARHGAGVVFDFEELPVSAQRDYLRFIAEAHARFAPQHLTVAMAAPVGDADWNLRAYAQVADKLFLMLYDEHWASGDAGPIASQAWFVTHLQQSVRAVGADKAIATVANYGYDWTPGQAAEAMTVEEAWLAAHDSDAPIRFDRASGNAHFDYEENGVAHHVWLLDAASGWNQLRAAHLEGVSGVALWRLGSEDPSIWNALRGFTRAAVPDLSRITMPGDVDVEGNGEILRIDATPTVGNRIVAPDRLGLIRDERYRSLPTPYVVRRTGYRPGEVALTFDDGPDPDWTPRILDILQSRHVPATFFVVGENALAHPRILNRIVAQGDEIGSHSYTHPNFATLSQGMAGIELNTTERLVEAYTGRGMRLFRAPYFGDAEPTTADELGPALEAQRRGYINVGLHVDPDDWKRPGVDAIVDRAIREVEAGNAARSGQIILLHDGGGDRSQTIQALPRIIDALRARGYRFVPVSALAGLTADEVMPVVQGRDLLEVRADVAIFMALAGLAAFLSFLFTLAIGLGLMRAVALALLAVRAPKESPPAAPVDQRISVLIPAYNEARVIEASVRRVLASTGADIEVIVIDDGSKDETSAIVARAFAGDPRVRLLTLANGGKANALNRGLALATGAIVVALDADTQFEPETIARLARWFADPGIGAVAGNAKVGNRVNLVTRWQAIEYVTAQNLERRALARLGAIMVVPGAVGAWRRAALDQVGGFPMETLAEDQDLTIAVQRAGWRIANDVDAIAWTESPATLGGLARQRFRWAFGTLQCLWKHRAILREGRPRGLALIGLPQAWLFQIAFSLVSPVIDLALVFSLFMTWGRIEQHGWAQTQTDLGWIAFFWTLFVLVDLACGWAAFRLDERERRFPALLLIAQRFVYRQIMYWVVLKAVGAALRGRWVGWGKLERTGRMTAGAIRA
- a CDS encoding transposase, whose protein sequence is MPRVIDLEEAAPIDFGDFIAALDDSRFDPRDEESFVAVAPLLKRLAANRSFLADLAVAELKDRCARQDEANGYTPQVLMLHRASEAYFIRANFWPGPRDPIFKASGPGPFFYHVPHDHNFSFLTVGYFGPGYWSDYYEYDRSDVVGYPGEKVDLRFVERARLEQGKVMLYRAHRDVHLQLPADEMSISINIMESDPALNFADQFRFDVAKCEIAGMLNVTSTEALLALAANFPDGNARDLVEDFAAGHPCARIRFTALRELAAAEPDIDDGLEILARGERSPEPLIARLSAAEAERLRANRGWLERAL
- a CDS encoding HEAT repeat domain-containing protein yields the protein MDKGRIAALADIGDPDARAQATRELLADDSWIGPLIADAAKTLRRDPLFMVPMRPARNDLRAGLVVVDRPYLRLTIDVVHAAALAAKKNRPRSGSIGFSGEINVIRFVKAGGAVLSLWEAPPIGLDFRAADAGTCRETGRRPVADGESLVIDGRRESFVIEAARSNLLLVNATIRTEAPVSVEYDAATGAYLGCSAVEEGDSRLQMVATLARLLEAEAAFPAIAALLDHRSFFVRWHAMRELIAIDAEAALPYLRLLSSNDPHMDVREAARATLDLLSGPAAVREAA
- a CDS encoding RNA polymerase sigma factor, with the protein product MTQHEGGALPPFEQIVADHGALISRIAMSYEADPALREDLTQQIFLAIWQALPSFRADSSLRTFIARIAQNRSISFVARQVRLPPVAELNEGLEADEPDPEQKAMEASDRRVLLDATRKLPLPQRQVIVLVLEGFDYGEIAQMLDIAPNALALRLSRAKAALKAIMEQAR